One genomic region from Campylobacter concisus encodes:
- a CDS encoding DUF2798 domain-containing protein gives MSAFMAFFMSFVLTYLNLGFVDGFVKIWLTAYVKAFVVAYPVLLLVSPFVTKLTQILCKK, from the coding sequence ATGTCAGCATTTATGGCGTTTTTTATGTCATTTGTGCTGACATATTTAAATCTTGGCTTTGTTGATGGCTTTGTAAAAATTTGGCTAACTGCTTATGTAAAAGCCTTTGTAGTGGCGTATCCTGTGCTTTTGCTAGTATCTCCATTTGTAACAAAACTCACACAAATTTTATGTAAAAAATAA
- a CDS encoding DUF5339 domain-containing protein yields the protein MKKSLLVLATLGFALSLNAADLTDTCKSYFSDIDKMVEAYKQAGQEQQVKMYEDQKKQSMDQLASLPKEQQDATCKQAKEMFAQVMDQMKKQGLLK from the coding sequence ATGAAAAAATCACTTTTAGTTTTAGCTACTCTTGGCTTTGCACTAAGCCTAAACGCTGCAGATCTTACAGATACTTGCAAGTCTTACTTCTCAGACATCGACAAAATGGTCGAAGCTTACAAACAAGCTGGTCAAGAGCAACAAGTAAAAATGTATGAGGATCAAAAGAAACAATCAATGGATCAACTAGCTTCTTTACCAAAAGAGCAACAAGACGCTACTTGCAAACAAGCTAAAGAGATGTTTGCTCAAGTAATGGATCAAATGAAAAAACAAGGTCTTTTAAAATAA
- a CDS encoding ferritin family protein, which yields MRQYETYKCEKCGNEIEVQKVGGGTLTCCGEEMKCVTENLTAVNLMKAFAGESQARNKYELYGDLAKEAGYHAIARHFYEAAENEKWHARAEFKKYHEMMNDPIDKMDKNLLDAAAGENYEHTTMYPDFAKIAKEEELRDVERLFNAIGKVEVEHEREYLELKKMLDEEGFFESDEEDIWVCEVCGHVHRGKKAPGACPLCKAPKEYFKREFLG from the coding sequence ATGAGACAGTACGAAACATACAAATGCGAAAAATGCGGCAACGAGATCGAGGTGCAAAAGGTTGGCGGCGGTACACTAACCTGTTGCGGCGAAGAGATGAAGTGCGTGACTGAAAATTTAACAGCGGTAAATTTAATGAAGGCATTTGCTGGCGAGTCACAAGCTAGAAACAAGTATGAGCTTTACGGCGACCTAGCTAAAGAAGCAGGCTATCACGCGATAGCTAGACACTTTTACGAAGCAGCTGAAAACGAAAAATGGCACGCAAGGGCTGAATTTAAGAAATATCACGAGATGATGAACGATCCGATCGATAAGATGGATAAAAATTTACTTGATGCTGCAGCTGGCGAAAACTACGAGCATACGACGATGTATCCAGACTTTGCAAAGATCGCAAAAGAAGAAGAGCTAAGAGATGTTGAGAGGCTATTTAACGCGATCGGCAAGGTTGAAGTAGAGCATGAGAGGGAGTATCTAGAGCTTAAAAAGATGCTTGATGAAGAGGGCTTTTTTGAGAGCGACGAAGAGGATATCTGGGTTTGCGAGGTGTGCGGACACGTTCACAGAGGCAAAAAAGCTCCAGGCGCTTGCCCACTTTGCAAAGCTCCAAAAGAGTATTTCAAGCGCGAATTCTTAGGCTAA
- the ilvD gene encoding dihydroxy-acid dehydratase: MRSDIIKKGYTRAPHRSLLRATGLKDKDFAKPFIGVANSFIEIIPGHFFLNKYAQILKEEIRKNGCIPFEFNCIGVDDGIAMGHGGMLYSLPSREIIANSIETVMNAHALDALVCMPNCDKIVPGMVMGALRVNVPTVFVSGGPMKKGYTKDGKPIDLATAFEAVGKFETKEIDEAELKDIECNACPSGGSCSGMFTANSMNTLCEAMGIALPGNGTILALTPEREELIRQAARRICEIALDEKFKIRNILNEKAIRNALVVDMAMGGSSNTVLHMLAISREAGVNLDIKELNKISQNIAHIAKISPSLPNVHMEDIGRAGGMNAVIKEISRRDNGMLNLDNLTVSGETLGERVEVSDIKDESIIHKVENAYSQVGGLAILFGNLAEQGCVIKTAGIVGERKFSGKAVCFNSQDEAIAGISSGKVDKGDVVVIRYEGPRGGPGMQEMLSPTSLIMGRGLGADVALITDGRFSGATRGLSIGHVSPEAAEGGMIGLLQDGDIIDIDVDKYEINVRLSEAEIAKRRAEFKPVDKALTSRWLRQYRKLVTNASNGAVLEA; encoded by the coding sequence TTGAGAAGCGACATAATCAAAAAAGGCTACACAAGAGCCCCACACCGCTCACTTTTACGTGCGACTGGGCTAAAAGACAAAGACTTTGCCAAGCCATTTATCGGCGTTGCAAACAGCTTTATAGAGATCATTCCAGGCCACTTTTTCTTAAACAAATACGCTCAAATTTTAAAAGAAGAAATTCGCAAAAATGGCTGTATTCCATTTGAGTTTAACTGCATCGGCGTGGATGATGGCATCGCGATGGGGCATGGCGGCATGCTATATAGCTTGCCTAGCCGCGAGATCATCGCAAACTCGATAGAAACCGTGATGAACGCTCATGCACTTGACGCACTTGTTTGTATGCCAAACTGCGACAAGATCGTCCCTGGCATGGTTATGGGCGCTTTAAGAGTAAATGTACCGACCGTATTTGTAAGCGGTGGCCCAATGAAAAAGGGCTACACAAAAGATGGCAAGCCAATTGATCTTGCGACTGCGTTTGAGGCGGTTGGTAAATTTGAGACAAAAGAGATAGATGAGGCTGAGCTAAAAGATATTGAGTGCAACGCATGTCCAAGTGGTGGTAGTTGCAGCGGTATGTTTACAGCAAATTCTATGAACACACTTTGTGAAGCGATGGGCATAGCACTACCTGGCAACGGCACTATCCTTGCACTAACTCCGGAGCGTGAGGAGCTCATCAGGCAGGCTGCTCGCAGGATCTGCGAGATCGCCCTTGATGAGAAATTTAAGATAAGAAACATACTAAATGAAAAGGCGATCCGCAACGCGCTTGTCGTTGATATGGCAATGGGTGGTAGCAGCAACACCGTTCTTCACATGCTAGCCATCTCAAGAGAGGCTGGCGTAAATTTAGATATTAAAGAGCTAAATAAAATCAGCCAAAACATCGCTCACATCGCTAAGATCAGCCCAAGCTTGCCAAATGTGCACATGGAGGACATCGGCAGAGCTGGTGGTATGAATGCAGTTATAAAAGAAATTTCACGCAGAGATAATGGCATGCTAAATTTGGATAATCTCACAGTTAGTGGAGAAACTCTGGGAGAGCGCGTAGAGGTAAGTGACATCAAAGATGAAAGTATCATTCACAAAGTAGAAAACGCCTATTCACAAGTTGGCGGACTTGCCATTTTATTTGGAAATTTAGCCGAGCAAGGCTGTGTCATCAAGACAGCTGGCATAGTTGGCGAGCGTAAATTTAGCGGCAAAGCGGTCTGCTTTAACTCACAAGATGAAGCAATAGCTGGCATTTCAAGTGGTAAAGTAGATAAAGGCGATGTCGTCGTCATCCGCTACGAAGGTCCACGCGGAGGCCCTGGCATGCAAGAGATGCTAAGCCCTACTTCACTCATCATGGGACGAGGCCTTGGCGCAGACGTGGCGCTCATCACAGATGGTCGCTTTAGCGGGGCGACAAGGGGTCTAAGTATCGGTCACGTAAGCCCAGAAGCGGCTGAAGGCGGCATGATAGGCTTGCTGCAAGATGGCGACATCATCGATATAGACGTCGATAAATACGAGATAAACGTTCGCCTAAGCGAAGCCGAGATCGCAAAGAGAAGAGCAGAATTTAAGCCAGTTGATAAGGCGCTAACCTCCCGCTGGCTAAGGCAATACCGCAAACTAGTCACAAACGCAAGCAACGGAGCAGTGCTAGAAGCATAA
- a CDS encoding NAD(P)H-dependent oxidoreductase, whose product MSEILVVSGHTDLENSFANKIILGELKKHLPEAKFDILSELYKNYVIDVKAEQEKLVKADVIVLVYPFFWYGVPSLLQKWFEDVLVHGFSHGSKGDKLRGKKLVLSFTSGAPEELYKKEALQRYEIEEFLLPLKALANTCGMEFAGYVYSGGLSYQSRHDEAKLALMRQKALDHAKRVEEMISKIS is encoded by the coding sequence ATGAGTGAAATTTTAGTTGTATCAGGTCATACCGACCTTGAAAATTCCTTTGCAAATAAGATAATCTTGGGCGAGCTAAAAAAGCACTTACCAGAGGCTAAATTTGACATACTAAGCGAGCTTTATAAAAACTACGTGATCGATGTAAAAGCCGAGCAAGAAAAGCTGGTAAAGGCTGATGTGATCGTGCTTGTTTATCCATTTTTCTGGTACGGCGTGCCATCGCTTTTACAAAAGTGGTTTGAAGATGTGCTGGTTCATGGCTTCTCTCATGGCAGCAAGGGAGATAAGCTACGGGGCAAAAAGCTGGTGCTTTCATTTACTTCTGGCGCGCCTGAGGAGCTTTATAAAAAAGAAGCGCTTCAGCGCTATGAGATAGAGGAATTTTTGCTGCCACTTAAGGCTCTAGCAAATACTTGTGGGATGGAGTTTGCAGGATATGTTTATAGCGGAGGGCTATCGTATCAGAGTAGGCACGATGAGGCAAAGCTTGCTTTGATGAGGCAAAAGGCGCTTGATCACGCAAAAAGAGTAGAGGAGATGATAAGCAAAATTTCATGA
- the rmuC gene encoding DNA recombination protein RmuC, protein MQQDFYFYAAIFLGLLFLIAIFVIYSFNRDKLELKRNLAQKEQENFEISSNLTNLVSKNSENMQLISEQKARLMSNHERIDELISEIDALKTKIAQKDEAEDAMERVINELKESIGTANERAKNNEANFTATLAELNQNKNALAEANERENRLKRDMAVLRNEIEAKENSLKEQEANLLKVKNELNLEFSNLANKIFEEKSANFTQNSQNSLDLLLKPLKEQISTFQERVNAVHDESVKGMSALGTQIKHISEIGISMSKEANSLATALKGSNKTLGNWGEIQLERTFEASGLVKDEHYLTQQNFKNEEGKRLIPDFIVKIPDGKHLIVDSKVSLIAYEKAITASNEEELNLALKEHIASMKNHTDSLNSKNYGEIVPDSPDFVLMFIPIEPAYIEAMKFDSSLFDYAFQKRVILVSHTTLMPILRTVANLWRIERGNEEAKNIVKSAIKIYDKVRNVAEHMNRLSNTLNTANKHFNALASSFSGRDGLVSRLENFKRLSPDDQKDIEVKEIGVNNELEKED, encoded by the coding sequence ATGCAACAAGATTTCTATTTTTATGCTGCCATATTTTTAGGACTACTATTTTTGATTGCGATATTTGTCATCTATTCATTTAATAGAGACAAACTCGAGCTAAAAAGAAATTTGGCGCAAAAAGAGCAAGAAAATTTTGAAATTTCATCAAATCTAACAAATTTAGTATCTAAAAATAGTGAAAATATGCAGCTAATCAGTGAGCAAAAAGCAAGACTTATGTCAAATCACGAGCGAATAGACGAGCTCATCAGTGAGATCGATGCGCTAAAAACCAAAATAGCACAAAAAGACGAAGCCGAAGATGCGATGGAGCGCGTGATAAATGAGCTTAAAGAGAGTATCGGTACAGCAAATGAAAGGGCCAAGAATAACGAGGCAAATTTCACTGCAACTCTAGCCGAGCTAAATCAAAATAAAAATGCTTTAGCTGAAGCAAATGAGAGAGAAAATAGATTAAAACGTGATATGGCTGTACTTAGAAATGAAATAGAAGCAAAAGAAAATAGCCTAAAAGAGCAAGAAGCAAATTTATTAAAAGTAAAAAATGAGTTAAATTTGGAATTTTCTAATCTTGCAAATAAAATATTTGAAGAAAAAAGTGCAAATTTCACGCAAAATAGCCAAAATTCTTTAGATCTTTTATTAAAGCCACTAAAGGAGCAAATTTCAACCTTTCAAGAGCGCGTAAATGCAGTCCATGACGAGTCAGTTAAAGGCATGAGCGCGCTAGGAACGCAGATTAAGCACATAAGTGAAATTGGTATCTCAATGTCAAAAGAGGCAAACTCACTAGCCACTGCACTAAAAGGTAGCAATAAAACACTTGGGAACTGGGGTGAAATACAGCTTGAACGCACATTTGAGGCTTCTGGACTTGTGAAAGATGAGCATTACTTGACACAACAAAATTTCAAAAATGAAGAAGGCAAACGTCTTATTCCTGATTTTATAGTAAAGATACCAGATGGCAAACACCTAATAGTTGATTCTAAAGTCTCACTTATAGCTTACGAAAAGGCTATCACAGCCAGCAACGAAGAGGAGCTAAATTTAGCATTGAAAGAGCATATTGCTTCTATGAAAAATCACACAGATAGCTTAAATAGTAAAAATTACGGTGAGATCGTACCTGATAGCCCTGATTTTGTATTGATGTTTATACCAATTGAGCCAGCATATATCGAGGCTATGAAATTTGATAGTTCACTTTTTGACTATGCATTTCAAAAGCGCGTAATACTAGTATCTCACACTACGCTTATGCCTATTCTTCGCACAGTGGCAAATTTATGGCGCATAGAGCGTGGCAATGAAGAGGCCAAAAATATCGTAAAGAGTGCGATTAAAATTTATGATAAAGTCCGCAATGTGGCCGAGCACATGAATAGGCTTAGCAATACACTAAATACTGCAAATAAACATTTTAACGCCCTTGCATCAAGTTTTAGTGGTAGAGATGGTCTTGTTAGTAGGCTTGAAAATTTTAAACGCTTGTCTCCAGACGATCAAAAAGATATAGAAGTAAAAGAGATCGGCGTAAATAACGAATTAGAAAAAGAGGATTAG